The Ptiloglossa arizonensis isolate GNS036 chromosome 9, iyPtiAriz1_principal, whole genome shotgun sequence nucleotide sequence GTGctggaaattaaaaatactgttTTTGTATGTAACGCTGCTTTCTAAGGCAGCAAAAGTTCTTACAATCGATGGCTGACAGCTGGCTAGGCTGTACCACCGTGATCGTAGATTTTTTCATAAAATCACGTCTATCAATCTCAATACTTTTTctaaatgaatttattttattgttatttacCAATAATTCAATTCTTTCAGTTGGTCAAATTTTATGTCTTAGTATGTTTTAACTACaaatatgaattatttatttgaaattttatataaaagaaaagtagAGGAACCAAATCCTGATTGGTCGTTAATGAATTGTCTTTGGAAATCAGGTTGTAGGACGGGAATCTAACAAACCGGAATTTTTCTTCCTACCGGAAGTGTAAGTTTAGTAATTAATGACATGTTAGTTATATAATTTGAACAAAAAAACATTATATTCTTTTCTAATAATAAGCAATTACATATTTATAAGGCTCGCTTAGTCAATCGAATGCCTAAACGGTAAAGTGAGACACTCGTTTGATTCACGATCATTGGAGGGGGTAATTTGGATAACGTCGTCATGCACAAACGACGCTCTACTCGTCAGTCAGTCGCTTGCCGATCGTGAAACAAGTACGGGGGTTGTATTATGTCGGAGGTATTCAAACTGGGTGATCTAGTATGGTGTGTACTCGTAACGTGATAATCATTAAATGTTTGTAATAAAAGtagtgaaataaatataatagtgaTAATTAATCGATCTCTTTATGGATTTTAGGGCGAAGATGAAGGGATTTTCGCCTTGGCCTGGCCGGGTAAGTTCGAGTTAACTGCTAACGGTTCTGTGTTAACTACATTTCGCTTAGCCGTACGCGCCACGAAGTCAAACGCGGCCATCATTTTTGGCGGGAACGTGTTCAATATAATCTTGGAGTTTTTTAGTTACACATTTTAATACCGCGAATGAATATGTTTTGTACAACTGTCGACGCCACTGTTGGCTCGCATTGCATATCTCCCGCCACACCCGACCTTCGAATTCAAATTGGCGCGCAGACTACGAAAATATAACCTAAATTACGTTCTGTGATTTCATAACTTTTGCCATGATGTTCCGAGAGGGACTAAAACTTAAATGTTTACATTACATACTTCTGAACAGCTATGCAATATTTTTACGTACATTTAATTTCATTgctaaaaatgaaagaattaaaattttgtcaTTATCTTAGCGTTTATAAACGATATATTCGTTGAATGATATTAGCGCGGTAACTATGATATTCCTATCGTCTAAATGAATTTGAAAGGTTTAATATCTACAGAACAAATATAACTCTTTTGTTTAGAATGCTTTATTCGTCCCTTGCATTTATTTTATGCatagttttatttatatacGAAAGTAGGAAATATCGAACAGTTTTATCTTTTTTGTTTAAGATGAAATTATTTCTCAACTTATACATTATGAAAGTTGTGCATTACATTCATACTTTCTAAAATAGAAAGACagtaatatatttcaaataaaacagTTGACACAAAAATttgattgaaataaaatataatacaatattatgaaatattatatatactttttatGCGTAAATATATTTGCAATAACAGTTAATATGTTATAAAATAtgcaatataataatataataaaagaatGATTTGCCatcattttttttcatatacattctttttcatttgctgttttaactgaaaaatatttgcaaattacAATTTgcattatatattaattttcccATGGCATCTTAAGGTGTCTAATCCTTCAAAGGACTTAAAGAAACCAACAAATACTAAGAAGGGGCCAGTTCAATGTATTTTCTTCTTTGGAACAAATAATTAGTAAGTTTTaagcatattttttattttttatctttttatgTCTCCTTATGCATTGACTTTCAAGACTTATAAGAATATTTCTTATAGCGCATGGATAGAGGAGTCCAATATAAAGCCATACCTAGAATACAAAGATACACTTATAAAATCTAGTAAATCTGGTGCATTTAAAGATGCAGTAGAAGCAATAGAAGAATTTATTGCTAATGGAGAGgtaagttacttaataattGAAAGTTGTATCTGTATGTTTTTGagattaacaaaaataaaacagtGTATGAATAAATAGTGAATAATACTATCAGTTGtagtttcaaataataatatgatcataaatataaaagaataattaatcatgcatatacaaatattaattgcaaCGAGTCTTTGGATGCCATATTATTTGCTTCAGGTGTTTGAGGATGGCTTAGATCCTGATTCCTTATTCGATAGACTAAAAGAAGAAAGTTTATCAGAGAAGAAAAACATAGCAAAAACACCGAAGCCTCGTAAGGTTAGGTTTATGCTATAAATTAAGATCttaaaaagttaattttttgctttgtatatgttttatataaatatttgatgaatattattattaattactgttattattataaattactgttgcaatgtattctatgtataatataaattctgaaattattaatttaggaAACACCAAAAACTAAAAGATTGGATACCAGTGCGAGTGATGCTCGCCGTCCAGCCAAAAAACAGCGTAGGGAATCAAGTACAAGTAACAGTAATAGGGTTGGCAGCATAAGTCCTGCGCTAAATCATTCTACTCCTCCCAGAAAATCAGGATCAACACTCCTTAATAGGCCCGCAAATATTGCTAGACCTgtaagtatattttatatattactactccataataataataataataaatacattacGTTTTTAATTcctaatgtaaaataaaaatgaaacagccCAATTTGAAATACcagttgtaaaatatttgttgAATCTGTGAGAATTTGACACTCGCAGTAAGGGTTCTTAACTAAATATTTAGTTTCAGTAGGAGCTACAATTTATGctttttaaaaatagtaaatttcCATTTATGCTTACCTACTTGTGTGAATAAATAAACAGCAACAACATTATGCCTTCTTTGATTCCTTTCCACGATCGTACAATTGCTATTGTTctttataaattgtaaaatttgcaAAACTTATCATTAAAAACATATACATAACACATGTATGTAGTACATAACCACATACCCTTTCTATACAAAAGTgtctatttattaaaaattacgaataatatataattgcATATCATTTGTATTTGCAAATTTGACCATAAACAATACAAATGCATTTtagtaaaatttcaattaataatttaaatatttgagacTTAATTTGTTTAATTGAATTATAAAGTATTTGCCCACTGACATTAATTTTTAATGTCTTGTTGTAATGCTATAATTAATTTTCGCAATCACATTAAACAGTGCTTTGATAATCAAATATTAAGGTAGTTTATATCATCCTTTTTTTTAGTTTCTATGaatagtataataatattgttaatttgTGTCTTACTTAATAAAAGTAACACTTCATATAAATAGCAATTTAATATATATCTCACTGCataattttaatgtattttttaatcaaattttttgctattTGAAGGAGAatcatgaaaaatatttgaagcaAATTACATATTAATATAGTTAGTCTGCTCTATACATAgaattgtgaatttttttcaattaaaaaattattcagttttatattataaataaaactctataaagtttttattttcaatgttgtgcaaaataataattttgtagatGAAAATAGCTTTtgaatctatattttttatatcactGTATGTTGATTGAGAACTTGGTAGTGTGGTCTTCAATTTTACACAAAAATTGATCGCTATGCCGGTTTTTGATATTTTCATAAcactttttccgtttgtttctttattcgaaacttttgaatTGAGGCAGAATTGTCGGAAATTGTATTGTTAATACCTTACTACCTTGCATGGCAGGTGACACCTCCTTTAGACGTGGAAACATTGTCGCAAACTCTTAAAGAGAAAAACATCCTTCCATCAACCTTGAAATTTGGGTTCCTTGGTTTGGGTATCATGGGTAGCGGCATCGTAAAAAACCTGATCAACAGTGGGCACAGCGTAATTGTGTGGAATCGAACACAAGAGAAGGTATGTACcgttcatttatttataatataatatgacGATATTACGGTGGATATACGGCTACTATAATACACGAGGGTCACATATTACGGAGAATGCTGCCCTCCATTTatacttataaaaaaaaaaaaggtcgtGAAGAATTAATTGTTACTTTACATAATACATAATGGCatcgtacaatttttctattattttgttCCTAACATAGTGAATTTGCCAAACAGTTTATTAAACATTCAGAAAAATTGAGTTTTATAAACATTttcgataaacatttttttcaattttcgaataagcacaataacgttattcgttatgtgaAGTGCACAATTATCATCTTGTTATTGCATTGTCGGCAAATATGACATTGCCGGTTTCAAGACTTCGACAACGTATTTCGCTTTCGATAgcgaaatttcaatttcgcgacGCGCAGCTACATTCCTGGGCAAAAAGATAGCACACATGTGCTATCACTACATTCTCAGGgataaattcaaaattctcCAAATGTGACGAATGGTACATAAACGTTACCTTATAGTAACATAATATACGTCTACAAATCGAAGCTTTGTTATTTTTCtctgtatttattaatattgataaGCGGCCGGTGAAATGATACcacaattaaattttcataataatGGGTCAcgggaaaaaattaaataaagggaaaattgaaacaatttcgaAGATTGCAAAGTCAATGAAGAGAAGATGGAAAGTTCTTTACAAcctattaaaaaatgtaaataattacggTCCAAAGAAAAGCAGTGGACGACCCCTCGCGATTTCTATTCGTGAAACACGTGCCGTTTTGTCTACTGCATCAAACTCGTACCTCATAAGGAAGCTAGGAATATAAGGAGGATTGTGTCAGATTTGCAAAACGATATGTTCAGTAGAaggagaaatggtgaagaattatatttatagaCGAGAAAAGATTCAATCTGGATGATCCAGACAGCTTTGATTATTACTATCATCGCGTACAAAAAGAGGAATTGACAAATGTGCGACCTCAAATTGGTGGAGGGAGTATAATGATTTGGGCGGGTATTGGTTACAATGGAAAGACTGACATCGTATTGGTTGAAGGCCGTATGAATGCCACCGCTTATCGCAATTTAATACAACAAATTAAGAAGTAGTATGCGGTACACATTGTTGGTAGCAgtaatttaattcttcgttaaaaCAATATTGAAGTTTGTACTACCAAAATTgttctcaaaattatttttcatatgaaaatatttcgcgTCTTAACTAACCAGCACACTCTTCCGATTCAAATATCGTTAAGATTGTTGGAGACACCTCGGAATAGTTTATAGAGAAAATAggcaattttaaaatattcgttgAATTTGGACAACTTTGAATCCATTCTTGTGAACTCAATGATGATAGCATTCGTGTGCTATCTTTTTGTCTGGGAGTGTACCTTCTGTCGAGAGTTATTTGACCGATTCCGTTATGAGACGTTCAATTGcggtgtttcatttttcgaaaaacatttgaaagAATTTGTGGAAAGAGAAAGGGAGTAACATGGGAGAACAAAGTAATTCAAGAAACAATCTTGTTTATTCAATTATTCTGTAAATTGAGCATGTTTTTAAATCGACCTGtttgaaattacaattttaaaaaagcGTTAGGAcgataatgaaaaaattaatcgtttgTCGGGCAAGGAGTGAACAACCGTACGGAGACAGAGATATTTGAATTGTAAAAGAATTCAGCAACTCGCTGTCCTGACTAAACGTTTTGCGCGATGGAAaaccatatatatacatatatatatgcacTCGTTACAAGTTTCAAGACATTTTATGTTCTGTTTTGCAATCGGAAAGTTCGTGatgtaaataaaatgtttaattttctcTAACAGTAGTAatattatttctataaaaaGTAAATATAGATTtacgaattattgtttgtatctgTAACATGTATTTATCGCCAGGagatttattaaaaacaaaaaaaaaagcggAAAAATACAGACCACCGAAGCACTCGAAATATCGCGATAAAGTTGTGTTTTTGTTAGAGAAACTTCAGGGTATCGACAAATTGTTATGCAATTCGAATAATCTAATGTAACGAAATATGGTGCATCCGCACAGATTTGCATTATCTTTCGTTTTGCTAACACAGTTTATAATATCTTCCTTCAGGAATGTGTTCATAGTATTTACTCCACAGCCTGCTTTTGACGAGTGGTTTTCTGATAAAGTACGTCTGTCGCCATCTAATTCACGTACCTAAGAGCGGTAATAACTGTTTAACAATAATTAATCCCGTAGTTAGTACTGAAAATCATTTAGAATGAAACACAATCAGCGTCTAGCATTATCGAAAATTAAACGTTTACAGAAACGGTTTAGCGAGTACTACATGTGATTTTATTTGGTCAACCCTTAACCCCTTGCCTTGTAATATTATGTCAGACTCGTGATACACATTACAGGATAAACATAATAAACACGACGGGCAGCATTCGTAAAATTAATTGCATTCAGTATTATCGTGTAATGtttaactgttttttttttctttctttttttttttaagaaacaatttttgaaactttCTTGTCACGGTTTCGTCGGCTTCCAGCCTTATCGATAAAGACAGATTGGACGTTTGTTCCGGCGCGCGAGGAAATTCACTGCGCCACATATAATCACAAGTTAAATCGTAAAGCAAGGGGTTAAAAGCATGCGATTGAGTGATCCCTTATCGTGTCTTGCTGCTTCAGAGAACCTTCAGATTTATAAAAGTCTTCATAGAAGTAATATCTTTCCACGTTTCATTTTGGATGGTATCTACGATCGATTTTTAgtcgaatatatttatatatcgtaTATTTCTACGAATTGCGGCCACATAGttttaacgaaacgattaaTCGAAGATGACAAGCAAAATTTTACAGTTGCGTATGTGAAGATGAAACTTgatgaaaattttacgaaatcggCAATATCGAGCTCTTACTATTTCTCTCGTTTTTGCAACTAGTCGATCGACAACTGTTCGTAGCAGAGtagtattataataaaaataatacttgcccgaaaacataaatattgaaaatgcaCGAGTACTTTAGGAAATGTCGAGTAACCGAGACTGTGGTTCAAATTGAGTCGGGttccaaaaatttctggccaCATAGGATTTCTTGGATACATACAAGGTCTGCAAAACTGTTTTCCACGACTACAATATTATCTCTCTGGAAACAAGACTGTCTTAGTACCAtctcttttttaaataatggGGAGAAGCGTCGCTTACAAAAGTTGTACGACTTCAAAAGGAGCATAATACGGTGGTAATAGTTTCATTGTGGTGAAGGCATAGAAAAGACTTGAAAGTCAATTCCGTTTCTTTTAATTGAGACACTCAGCTTTTTATAACAAAACTCAATAGAGGAgtgagtttgaaaataaaagtattgAAGTAAAACTGACGGTTGTCAGATAGTTGCTCTTAAAACTAACAGTTTTCAAAATGTGCGACTACTACAGTATTAAAATTGTCATCTTTGTACTGTGTTACGAGTATGTTTCCTCACCTCGAACATAAACgaacaataaataatattctaacgTTGGATTAGAAGGCGATTCTCtgaaatttgctattaaaatagCAAAAATACGAAAGTGAATCACCcgtattgttatttttattatttttttttgtacatagCAAACgcctattttttattattatacttttagtTTTGTTTCgtatattcaaatttaaaataagaaTTACAGCCTATTCTTTTCCCTTGAATTTATTCTATTGAACAGCGTGTGGAGTGTGAAGAACTCTAACGCCTGGATTGGTTTCCTTTTCGTATGCTCGAGTAATCTTATGTGGCAAGAAACTCACGAGATCGCGATAAAAGAATTCGATACTACGCGACACGAAGTTTTCGGataaacacacaccattcataaatataaatcgtCTACTTGAAAAACTAGGAAAGCGTAGTCTCAAGTTTATACGTGTGTCGCATCAGAAAGAATAgtatttgtaattatataattCTAGATaacaaattgttcaaaaatgaCGGTGGTATATTCAAAGTTTCAGCCGTAATATCTTGTATAGGATAAAACTGTATTCGCTGCAACGTCGAGCACTATACAAATCAAAATGGCGCGCGTGCATCGCAAGCCCGCAAGGTACGCGAAAATGGATTACAATTGATAGTTCAGATCGTGCGAAGCGCTACTTCGCTACCCATTGCTAAGATTTACAATTTGCCGCACATCGTCAAATACATCGTCTATTTTTCTAACGGCGTTACGTTACACGAGATTGAACGAGTTTTCGGTAACGTAGTTTGTAATGACAGTTTTTCAGTCGGACAACTGCCCCGTTTTCCCGCGACTCGTCGTCCCCGTTTTCGAGGGATGATAAAATTTTATCTCTTCGAAGGCGTTGAAGCGATCCAAAAATAACGTCACGCAGCTAACTCGCGCTAGCTGGCTGTCTTGCCCATTCGACGCTGTGTAACGTAGTGGGGAGGGTTACGGGAAGGGATGGAGCGGGTGGAAGGGCGGGAACGAGAGAAGAAGATGGGAAAaggaagaaacccagaaactctCGCGCGTTTTAATACATTACCTCGAATTCAAAGTTTCACGGATCAGGAAACGTAATTACGCTTAATTTTTCATCAATTGAATACAGAATATCGCTGTTTAAATATGCACATTAAATTGTTTGTTTAAATCATCGGAAGCGCTAGAAAGTTGTTCGTACAGAAAATGTTTGGTTTTGAAAGGAGAAATCCGATCGTGCAACTGAATATTTTTCAGACGCTAATTACGGCaggttgttcgttttttttctcttcttttctacgGAACATATTATATAAAAGTCTAAGGTTAGGTATACTTCACGAGTAACGCAACAATTACGTTATCATGCGTTTCCAAGAGCGCTTCCTTATTAATTTATCGTTCCATATGAATCAGTATCATTAAGCTGTATATTTGTATTCTACCACTTCATTATACGCCCTAAGAAGAATTCAGTGAGCTGAATAATCTCCACTGCTTTCAGCTTAATGCAGTGGTTCTCATCTGTTATTTCGCAGATCAATGTGTCGTGGATACCAATACATTGCATATATCACGGTTGAGAATCATTGTCCTACGCTGGAAATCGGTGTAAATCTATTCGTAACGATATCTCGAAAAGGGTTGATCAGAGATTCCTGTTATTCGACTCGTGAATTACATTGTaagaaaaatttaacgaatatatatgattctatttaaaaaagacaCGGTAGTAATCTTCAAATCTCGGCAGCTAATGATAAAAACGAACGTTTGTATGAACAACTTCCTTCCATCTTCGACGGTATAATAATTGTGTCTATATATTTAAACCGGTTATACTTGAAAATAAGTATATACTTTTTATTAATGTCTGTATTATATTTTGTTCGTTTACGGTGTTTCAGCGCTTGCGATTACAATAAAGTATAACCATTTGTAATCGAAAAATAGTTTTTCATAATTGGTAAACACGTTTGATTGTTTTTTAATTGCATTTTTGTTCACCTTTTTTCCCCCTTTGATCATAGAGATGATCAAATATTGTAAGGtcaaaataaataatgtaatatcAACAAACTGTTCCCTGGCCAGGCAAAACTTTACAAATTATCTATAGGAGTTGAGTTAtcatgaaatgaaatattatgaaATGTTGCCAAGTCGAGACCCGTAGTTTCACGTTAACCGTGCATTAGTCTAAGATACAACTGGTTTAAACATTATTTTGACGAGACTTTGATTCTTTTCTGGTTGTATTTTGTAATcggaattatttcaattttctagAAATTCTTCGGCGCGCAATCAGCGCTCGTGTAAAAATACAGAAGGGGAAAAGGAAATCGACCAGAATCCATGGCTTAGGCCGTCTGAACTGTACGATGATAAATTGTACCGTCATTATCGTACCTTTGCGATGGCGATTATCGCGATTAGAATATTCTTCTGTTTAACGCCTCTAAATTGAGGTCTGTCTACCAGTCGTATTAACCAATTGAATCAGTCGATCTTTTTGAtaaattctttaaatttgttttaatgTTACAAGTAATGATTTTCGAGCACAATTCTCTATAAAATAATCTATTATAGAAGTAAATCGAGACTACAGCGTTTTGTATATGTAATGAGCAATCTAGTTGACCAACATCAATTTCGAATGAACGTAGGAAGACGCGAAGAACGGAATTTGCAACTAAAGGGGAAAAGTgaaaaacgattgaaaattccTTTACGCGGGTCGAATTATTTCAAGAAAAACATGCGAACAGCTCGATGCGTTAAAAagttcaaaatttcttttgaaaatgtTACAAGTGATCGTCTTTCGAAACGGAAGTGGACATGACGGTGTTACGATAATTAAGTACATTCTTCTTTTGCTCGGTAGTATGATgccttttttaaaataattatatattttacagtTCAAACAAGTTGTACTTTACCGAAAGAGAGATTGACTGGATGTTGATAGTCTGATCTATTATCGAAGTCAagagtgaaagaaagaaagaagaacacTATCTAAACGGAACAACAAACACCGTATCGGTTTTATCATCGGGCATCGATCAATTAGATAATCATGGACGATGCTTGCCGAATCGCGGTTCAgtctttcgtttaaatattataatcacacGTCTGCAAACTGCTAAATCACACGCACAGTTATTTACAGCAGAATAGTGAAGCGAGTcgatcgatttcttcgaaaTCGTTTTACCTTTCGTGAAATTGACAACTAGGTGAAGTTATTACAGTACCATTGAGTACGCGCGTCGAccccctctccgtttctttccgctAGTTACTTTCAGCGACGTTGGCTTTGCGGCAGATCTGGCAGTAACACTATAATGACATCTTACGATTTTTTCTAGCGCTTTCTTCCAAGACCgttgataaattaaattaaacaggCGCGAAGTGCAAACGCGGACAGGTTGCAAGTTTGTCGATCGGATCACGAAAGAGACCTTGGAAGCTGtccgcaattttttttttgtcccccCCGTTCTCCTTAAAGAGCACACGCACCTACGATCGACTGCTTCATCGATATCGGTATAGGAACACGCGTCCTGTCCCTTTGGTACTCGTAGGCGGTCTTATTTCGTCATTTTAGAGGTATATGTTCTCTTATTAAgcgtaagaaaagaaaaaaaattcgcttCAAATAGTCCCACGAGAAAAAGGTACCGCCGTTTATCCTCGCGAATACATCCTTCACTTACCGGTGTAGAGGCActtctatgtatatttttctcacaTAATGATCCAATGGCAGTACATTCTCGTCTTAATTGTAATCCTGCTCCTATAAAGATAGGTTAGTACCCTTAAACACTTGTTCCAGAGTCGTCTAGAGTTTGGTTTCGTGCGGTAGGTCGGGTAAACTGGTGCTGGGCACAAATAGACCAAGAACCTCCGTCGTCTCTTTAGGCTCTTTGGCTAAGACTTCGGTACTGAAGCCTCTGAAGTCAGATCTGACGTGATCCGCGTCTTTGTACACTGACGATGAACTTCCATCTTCCTCGATACTGTGCAGCATGATCGGATGTGGTAA carries:
- the Ndf gene encoding nucleosome-destabilizing factor isoform X1 is translated as MSEVFKLGDLVWAKMKGFSPWPGRVSNPSKDLKKPTNTKKGPVQCIFFFGTNNYAWIEESNIKPYLEYKDTLIKSSKSGAFKDAVEAIEEFIANGEVFEDGLDPDSLFDRLKEESLSEKKNIAKTPKPRKETPKTKRLDTSASDARRPAKKQRRESSTSNSNRVGSISPALNHSTPPRKSGSTLLNRPANIARPVTPPLDVETLSQTLKEKNILPSTLKFGFLGLGIMGSGIVKNLINSGHSVIVWNRTQEKCADFVKAGADQGLTPSDVVLAADITFSCVADPQAAKDMVFGNCGVLTEISPEKGYVEMTGIDAETSQDIAEAITAKGGRYLEAQVQGSKTQAQEGTLVILAAGDRALFDECQSCFEAMGKNSFYLGEVGNASKMNLVLQLMAGVTLAGLAESMALADRAGLQQKDVLEVLELTSLACPAILDKGKAIIEGGFPTQLPLQHMQKDLRLSLGMSDQLEQPLPLAAAANEVYKHAKRLGYGEHDASAVYIRARF